In Paenibacillus sp. FSL R7-0345, a single window of DNA contains:
- a CDS encoding queuosine precursor transporter — translation MFNLLWGIVFVIVNFAFFLVCYRLFGKKGLYAWVGVATVIANIQVAKTIEMPFGIVMTLGNTMYVTLYMTSDLLNEKYGRAEARNAVWFGFFTLLMTTAIMQMVLVFEPQETDIAQSSLETIFGMMPRLALGSLTAYFISQFLDVRLYSWIRKYYGSSRQLWIRSNGSTMVSSFVDTLIFCTIAFAGLYDLKVWTEILLTTYLSKFLLTGAGTPILYIARSFSFAEETGSRKDTEARIDV, via the coding sequence ATGTTTAATTTGCTGTGGGGAATTGTGTTTGTCATTGTCAATTTTGCCTTTTTTCTGGTCTGCTACCGGCTGTTCGGTAAAAAGGGCCTGTATGCCTGGGTTGGAGTAGCAACGGTTATCGCCAACATCCAGGTGGCCAAAACCATCGAAATGCCGTTTGGCATTGTAATGACGCTCGGCAATACGATGTACGTCACGCTCTATATGACCAGCGACCTGCTGAATGAGAAATACGGCAGAGCTGAAGCGCGTAATGCGGTCTGGTTCGGTTTCTTCACGCTGCTGATGACGACGGCGATTATGCAGATGGTGCTTGTGTTTGAGCCGCAGGAGACCGATATCGCACAGTCTTCCCTGGAGACAATCTTTGGCATGATGCCGCGTCTGGCCCTGGGCAGTCTGACTGCTTACTTTATCAGCCAGTTCCTGGATGTACGCCTGTACTCCTGGATTCGTAAATATTACGGCAGCTCCCGTCAGCTGTGGATCCGCTCGAACGGCAGCACGATGGTCAGCTCCTTTGTAGATACGCTGATTTTCTGCACCATTGCGTTTGCCGGACTGTATGATCTGAAGGTGTGGACGGAGATTCTGCTGACCACCTACCTGTCCAAATTCCTGCTTACCGGTGCCGGTACACCTATCCTGTACATTGCCCGTTCCTTCAGCTTTGCCGAAGAGACAGGGAGCCGCAAGGATACCGAAGCCCGGATTGATGTATAA
- a CDS encoding MBL fold metallo-hydrolase, whose amino-acid sequence MLPELTMQIRPNVIVLTIPLGESQVHPVLLKDADGLTLIDTGMFDQYEALIKAIEEAGEAPASLKRIILTHQDTDHIGNLPALARQFPGVRIFAHPGDLPVIGGSRPMLKMTPERIAQLPPERRESFERFLEQLKQLPEIEELHDAERLPWGGGLEIIHTPGHTPGHICLYQREQELLLAADELRVLDGELAGPWDVATPDMPLALRSLLKLKDLRVRTILCYHGGVYEGSPQALIGTLTESLL is encoded by the coding sequence ATGCTCCCGGAGCTAACGATGCAGATCAGACCAAATGTTATTGTGCTTACTATCCCGCTGGGAGAATCCCAGGTGCATCCTGTACTGCTTAAAGATGCGGACGGGCTGACGCTGATTGACACCGGCATGTTTGACCAGTATGAGGCTCTGATTAAGGCCATTGAGGAAGCAGGCGAAGCTCCTGCCAGTCTGAAACGGATCATTCTAACCCATCAGGATACAGACCATATCGGGAATCTTCCCGCACTTGCCCGTCAATTCCCCGGTGTCCGGATCTTTGCTCATCCGGGTGATCTGCCGGTTATAGGCGGCAGCCGGCCGATGCTCAAAATGACCCCGGAACGGATAGCCCAGCTGCCGCCGGAGCGCCGGGAATCGTTCGAGCGCTTTCTGGAGCAGCTGAAGCAGCTGCCGGAAATCGAAGAGCTTCATGATGCTGAACGTCTGCCCTGGGGCGGCGGGCTTGAGATTATCCACACTCCCGGGCATACACCGGGACATATCTGCCTCTACCAGCGGGAACAGGAGCTGCTGCTTGCTGCCGATGAGCTGCGTGTCCTGGACGGCGAGCTGGCCGGACCGTGGGATGTCGCCACACCGGATATGCCGCTGGCGCTGCGCAGCCTGCTGAAGCTGAAGGACCTGCGGGTCCGCACCATCCTCTGCTATCACGGCGGAGTATATGAAGGCAGTCCGCAGGCGCTTATCGGGACATTGACGGAATCTCTGCTATAA
- a CDS encoding Xaa-Pro peptidase family protein: protein MNDALKSLEQGMAGSGLDALLVTDPKHVYYLTGFASNPHERFLGLLLIRGVEPVLIVPALDSEAAHAASSVKTILTHSDTDNPYELLQSRFGGTAPGTLGIEKEHFSVSRYELLSAAVPAGSFSDIGPLLRAMRARKTPEEISRMKHAAELIEEVLRRGLSHIKSGVTEIELVAELEYLMKKVGASGPSFDTMVLSGPNTALPHGVPGDRIIQPGDLLMFDMGVYAAGYASDITRTFAVGDIDSKLVEIYNTVLAANMAGIAASTAGATFGSVDKAARDVIEAAGYGEYFMHRVGHGLGMDTHEYPSLHGLNTDVIENGNVFTVEPGIYVPGLGGVRIEDDVFITAEGPVTLTSYPKELSVIQL from the coding sequence ATGAACGACGCTCTGAAAAGCCTGGAGCAGGGAATGGCGGGAAGCGGGCTGGATGCACTGCTCGTCACCGATCCCAAGCATGTCTATTATCTGACCGGCTTTGCCTCGAACCCGCATGAGCGGTTTCTTGGCCTGCTGCTGATCCGCGGCGTGGAGCCGGTCCTGATTGTTCCGGCGCTCGACAGTGAGGCGGCGCATGCGGCCTCCTCAGTCAAGACGATTCTGACACACAGCGATACGGATAATCCGTATGAGCTGCTTCAATCCCGTTTTGGAGGTACAGCACCAGGAACACTCGGTATTGAAAAGGAACACTTCTCCGTGAGCCGCTACGAGCTGTTATCCGCAGCTGTTCCGGCCGGAAGCTTCAGCGATATCGGTCCTTTGCTGCGGGCCATGCGGGCCAGAAAGACTCCGGAGGAGATCAGCCGGATGAAGCATGCCGCTGAGCTTATCGAGGAGGTGCTCCGCCGCGGGCTGAGCCATATCAAGAGCGGAGTAACGGAAATCGAGCTGGTTGCCGAGCTTGAATACCTGATGAAAAAAGTCGGCGCTTCCGGCCCCTCCTTTGATACGATGGTCCTCTCCGGACCCAATACGGCCCTGCCGCATGGCGTACCAGGGGACCGGATCATTCAGCCCGGCGATCTGCTGATGTTCGATATGGGCGTATATGCTGCAGGCTACGCCTCCGATATAACGCGCACCTTTGCTGTCGGTGATATCGACAGCAAGCTGGTTGAGATCTACAACACCGTTCTGGCCGCCAATATGGCCGGGATCGCTGCCTCCACAGCCGGAGCCACCTTTGGTTCGGTGGACAAGGCTGCACGCGATGTTATCGAGGCTGCCGGCTACGGCGAATACTTCATGCACCGTGTCGGACACGGCCTGGGGATGGACACCCATGAATACCCTTCGCTGCATGGTCTGAACACAGACGTTATCGAGAACGGCAATGTGTTTACGGTCGAGCCGGGCATTTATGTACCGGGTCTCGGCGGTGTACGTATTGAGGACGACGTGTTTATTACCGCCGAAGGTCCAGTTACTCTTACCAGCTACCCTAAGGAACTGTCGGTAATTCAGCTGTAG